One genomic window of Diospyros lotus cultivar Yz01 chromosome 8, ASM1463336v1, whole genome shotgun sequence includes the following:
- the LOC127808713 gene encoding vacuolar protein sorting-associated protein 51 homolog, which yields MIRLNTQRARSQLLETHLAKLFKQKMEIFTKIEHTQESVVTTIVKLCLKSLQEFVRLQTFNRSGFQQIQLDIRYLRTVVKDAVEDEAVVDFLFDEVIVAAAERCLDPIPLEPPILDKLIQAKLSKTSEENPASS from the exons ATGATCCGATTAAATACCCAAAGGGCCAGGAGCCAGCTTCTGGAAACCCATTTAGCAAAATTATTTAagcaaaaaatggaaattttcacaaaaattgaaCATACACAG GAATCGGTGGTAACAACCATTGTAAAACTGTGCCTTAAGAGTTTGCAAGAGTTTGTCCGACTCCAGACATTTAACAGGAGTGGCTTCCAGCAAATTCAGTTGGACATTCGGTACCTGAGGACTGTTGTGAAGGACGCAGTCGAAGATGAAGCTGTTGTCGATTTCCTATTTGATGAG GTAATTGTTGCTGCTGCTGAACGCTGTTTGGATCCAATTCCCTTGGAACCCCCGATCTTGGACAAGCTTATACAAGCAAAGTTGTCAAAGACCTCTGAAGAGAACCCGGCTTCGTCCTGA
- the LOC127808711 gene encoding sulfated surface glycoprotein 185-like isoform X1 yields the protein MAEKKVTIMVLKVDLQCPCCYKKVKKLLCKFPQIRNQIFDEKQNTVTITVVCCSPEKIRDKLCCKGGKTIKCIQIVEPKPPKKPKDSPPPPPPKEDSPPPPPPKEDCPPPPPPPKEDSPPPPPPGVPVAVCCGPCYEGRAGGPCYHGYGRRPVPVLISTPNPPVPECPPAHQMEAPTGLCCESCYEGRAGGPCYHGYGRRPVPVPISTPPNPSMPVCPPVHQRGGPPRVCCGPCSEGRAGGPCYHGYGRLVPVPVPTPKPSPPKAPKTPPSPPQPVPVCPPIHQMGAPAGICCGSCYEGRAGGPCYHGYGRSVSWYDGYYGYGGGRVCHVSRCDDYFSDENATGCTIM from the coding sequence AAATACGAAACCAGATCTTCGATGAGAAGCAAAATACGGTGACGATCACCGTCGTATGCTGCAGCCCCGAGAAGATTCGAGACAAGTTGTGCTGCAAGGGTGGCAAGACCATCAAGTGCATCCAGATCGTGGAGCCTAAGCCACCCAAAAAGCCCAAGgactctcctcctcctcctcctcccaaGGAAGACTCTCCGCCTCCACCGCCTCCCAAGGAAGATTGtccacctcctcctcctcctcccaaGGAAGATTCTCCACCTCCACCGCCCCCTGGCGTGCCTGTCGCGGTATGTTGTGGGCCGTGTTATGAAGGGCGAGCAGGGGGGCCATGCTATCATGGGTATGGAAGAAGACCCGTGCCAGTCCTGATATCTACTCCTAACCCACCGGTGCCAGAATGCCCACCAGCTCATCAGATGGAGGCCCCCACAGGGCTATGTTGTGAGTCGTGTTATGAAGGACGAGCAGGGGGCCCATGCTATCATGGGTACGGAAGAAGACCCGTGCCCGTCCCGATATCTACTCCTCCTAACCCGTCGATGCCAGTATGCCCACCGGTTCATCAGAGGGGGGGGCCCCCGAGAGTATGTTGTGGGCCGTGTTCTGAAGGGCGAGCAGGGGGGCCATGCTATCATGGGTACGGAAGACTCGTGCCCGTCCCGGTACCTACTCCTAAACCATCGCCGCCAAAGGCTCCAAAAACCCCTCCGTCGCCACCTCAACCGGTGCCAGTATGCCCACCGATTCATCAGATGGGGGCTCCTGCAGGGATATGTTGTGGGTCGTGTTATGAAGGGCGAGCAGGGGGCCCATGCTATCATGGGTACGGAAGATCCGTGTCATGGTACGATGGCTATTATGGTTATGGTGGGGGGAGGGTGTGTCATGTGAGTCGTTGCGACGACTACTTCAGCGACGAAAATGCCACGGGCTGCACGATCATGTGA
- the LOC127808711 gene encoding sulfated surface glycoprotein 185-like isoform X2 → MAEKVTTMVVKVDLQCPCCYREVKKLLCKFPQIRNQIFDEKQNTVTITVVCCSPEKIRDKLCCKGGKTIKCIQIVEPKPPKKPKDSPPPPPPKEDSPPPPPPKEDCPPPPPPPKEDSPPPPPPGVPVAVCCGPCYEGRAGGPCYHGYGRRPVPVLISTPNPPVPECPPAHQMEAPTGLCCESCYEGRAGGPCYHGYGRRPVPVPISTPPNPSMPVCPPVHQRGGPPRVCCGPCSEGRAGGPCYHGYGRLVPVPVPTPKPSPPKAPKTPPSPPQPVPVCPPIHQMGAPAGICCGSCYEGRAGGPCYHGYGRSVSWYDGYYGYGGGRVCHVSRCDDYFSDENATGCTIM, encoded by the exons ATGGCTGAGAag GTTACGACAATGGTGGTGAAGGTTGACCTTCAGTGCCCCTGCTGCTACAGGGAGGTCAAGAAATTGCTCTGCAAATTCCCTC AAATACGAAACCAGATCTTCGATGAGAAGCAAAATACGGTGACGATCACCGTCGTATGCTGCAGCCCCGAGAAGATTCGAGACAAGTTGTGCTGCAAGGGTGGCAAGACCATCAAGTGCATCCAGATCGTGGAGCCTAAGCCACCCAAAAAGCCCAAGgactctcctcctcctcctcctcccaaGGAAGACTCTCCGCCTCCACCGCCTCCCAAGGAAGATTGtccacctcctcctcctcctcccaaGGAAGATTCTCCACCTCCACCGCCCCCTGGCGTGCCTGTCGCGGTATGTTGTGGGCCGTGTTATGAAGGGCGAGCAGGGGGGCCATGCTATCATGGGTATGGAAGAAGACCCGTGCCAGTCCTGATATCTACTCCTAACCCACCGGTGCCAGAATGCCCACCAGCTCATCAGATGGAGGCCCCCACAGGGCTATGTTGTGAGTCGTGTTATGAAGGACGAGCAGGGGGCCCATGCTATCATGGGTACGGAAGAAGACCCGTGCCCGTCCCGATATCTACTCCTCCTAACCCGTCGATGCCAGTATGCCCACCGGTTCATCAGAGGGGGGGGCCCCCGAGAGTATGTTGTGGGCCGTGTTCTGAAGGGCGAGCAGGGGGGCCATGCTATCATGGGTACGGAAGACTCGTGCCCGTCCCGGTACCTACTCCTAAACCATCGCCGCCAAAGGCTCCAAAAACCCCTCCGTCGCCACCTCAACCGGTGCCAGTATGCCCACCGATTCATCAGATGGGGGCTCCTGCAGGGATATGTTGTGGGTCGTGTTATGAAGGGCGAGCAGGGGGCCCATGCTATCATGGGTACGGAAGATCCGTGTCATGGTACGATGGCTATTATGGTTATGGTGGGGGGAGGGTGTGTCATGTGAGTCGTTGCGACGACTACTTCAGCGACGAAAATGCCACGGGCTGCACGATCATGTGA